A window of Chryseobacterium sp. IHB B 17019 genomic DNA:
CGACAAAGACGGAAAAATCGCCCTGAAAAATATTCCGGCCGACATCATTAAAAACATCCAGTTTACCACCACAAAAACCAAAGAAGAAGAACTGAGCGGAAAAACTCCGAAATCAGAAAATACCACGATTAATTTTACAATTGACGAAAAGAAAAATAAGGGACTTATTTCAAGGATTACAGCAGGTTATGGTTCTGATAAGCGTTACGAAGACAGCGGATTCCTCAGTTATTTTAAGGATAAAGCTAAAATAAGTCTGCTGGCTTCTTCAAACAATATCAATTCGCAGGGGTTTTCTAATGATGAGGCTTCCGACATGGGAAGTGGCAGAGGTTCCCGCGGTTCAGCCGGAAACAATATGAAAGGAATTCAAAAGTCCACAACGATTGGCGTGAATTACAGTGATAAATTAAGCAAAGAAATAGATCTTGATGCATTAGGTGTCAACCGTGTCAATACCAATCTGGAAATGGCATCTAAAGTTTCGAGGACCACTTTTTTACCTGACTATGCACTAAGAACCGACTCAGAAAATCAGACAGAAAATGAAACTGAACAGTATAATTTTAATTCATCTTTGAAAATAAAACCTGATACTTTAAGTACAATCTATTTTTCACCTTCATTTTCCTATTCAAAAACCATAAATTCCAGAACTTCAAAATCGAACACTTTCAGGGATAACGAACTTTTGAATAAAAGTGAATCTGCCAACAACTCCCAATCTGAAAATAATTCCTTCACTCCAAACCTTCATTATTCAAGAAAATTCAAGAAGATAGGGAGAATATTGTATGCCAGTGTAAATACATCCATAACAGAAAATAAAAACAATAATCTCATAAAATCCCAAACCTTATTTTTTGAAAACGGAATTGAAGATGAAAACAAAAAAGACATTCGGGATCAGCTGACAAAAACCCAGAGACAAAGTAACAGCTATTCCTTCACCACTAAATTTTCCGAGCCTATATCTGATTCCACAAGTGTGAGCTTTGGTTTAAATTATAACTCAAAAACCGAAACAAATGCAAGAATTGTTAATGATTTTGATGCAAACAGCGGACAATATTCTGATTATAACATAGCCCTTTCCAACAGCTCAGAAGAGAAAACCAACCAGCTTTCTCCGGCAATAACTTTTGAAATCAATAAAAAGAAACTCAATCTTTGGGCTTCCGCGAACATTGACCTTACAGATGTGAAATATCACTCACTTTTTAACGGACAGCAATATGAACTGGACAGAAATTTTACACTCCCAGATTATAATGCAGGCTTTCAATATCATGTTTCCGAGAATTCCAGATTAAGCGTTTACAACTCGGCCAGCTTTACAATTCCTGCTTCTGACAGGCTAATTCCTTATGTAGATGAATCCAATCCGTTGGTGACTTATCAGGGAAATCCCGATCTTAAAAATGCCTGGAGCAATAGAACGAATTTGTATTTTAACAATTTTAATATCCCGAAAAATATCAATTATCATATCAATATCGGTTTTACCTATCACCACAATGACACGACCAATTTTTCTTACTATGACGAATCCGGAAAACAGTTTGTGACGTATACTAACATCAGCGGAAACAAAAGTGCAAATGTTGGAGGAGGCTTCAGCAAAACCTTCAAATGGGGAGACAACAAGTTGATGATAAACCCAAAGGTGAGCTTAAATTACAACTATAATCGGGGATTTGTCAATGGACAGCAATTCGTGGGGAATTCTTACACCTTTACTCCCGGAATCAGCTTCCTGTATGATAAAAAGGATAAAATCAACATAAAACCCTCTTACAACGTAAATCATTCTTTTTCAAATTATAAAAATTACAGTGTTGAAAGCATAAAAAATACGTATCAGACTTTCAGGCTTGAGCTAACAAATTATTTTCTTAAAACCAATCTGATCTTTGAAAACGACTTTGAATACAACACAAGTTCAAATATTGCACCGGGCTTCAAAAAAGATTTTTATTTCTGGAATACAAGCATAGGATATTCCTTTTACAACAAAATGTTTACGGCAAAAGTAAAAATTTATGATGTTTTAAATCAAAACCAAAGTGTAAAAAGAACCATTGCAGCTTCTTACGTGGAAGACCGGGAAGATTTGATTTTAAAGCGTTATGTGATGTTCACCTTAACGATGAAACTGAATAAATTTGCGGGTAAGAAATTGTGATTTTAAACAAATTCCACGAATTTTATAAACTCTGCCCAACACTTCTACGAAATGCCACTTTATGACTAAATAAACTTAAACAGATTTTCGCTTAAGAACATTTTATGTTAAATTAGCTGCAAATTTTATATAAATGAAGGCTCATTTTTCAATCTTATTGATTTTATTATTCATTTTTGGAAATTCGCAGACCGCACAACAGCAGGACACTTTTGTAAAAGATAATTTCACAAAGAAAGAATTTTACATTACCATGCGTGATGGCGTAAAACTTTTCACCATTGCATACATCCCGAAAGATATTTCCAATAAAAACAAATATCCGTTTCTGATGCAGCGAACCTGCTACAGTATCGCTCCTTACGGGGAAAATGAATACAAAACCAAGCTTGGCCCGAATCAATATCTGATGAAAGACAAATATATTTTTGTGTTTCAGGACGTTCGTGGAAGATACATGAGTGAGGGAACTTTCACCAATATGACGCCGCAGGTTGACCGCAAAACCAAAAAAGATGTTGACGAAAGCACCGATACTTACGATACAATTGAATGGCTTTTGAAAAATATTAAAGATAACAACGGAAAAGTAGGTCAATACGGAACTTCTTATCCAGGATTTTATACTGCTGCAGGGATTTTGGCTCAGCATCCGGCTTTGGTGGCCTCATCTCCACAAGCCCCGATTTCAGATTTCTGGAACGATGATTTTCTTCATAACGGAAGATTTATGTTGGGCTATTTCAGGACTTTCCCTGTTTTCGGAATACAGAAAACGAAGCCTGAAAACAAGGCGTGGTACACAGATTCTATGATCAAAACGACTTCAGATGATGGATTGAAATTTTACAGAGATATGGGAACTTTGAAAGACGGTTATGAAAAATATTATAAGGATAACTTCTTTATGACGGAAATTATGAACCATTCCAATTATGATGAATTCTGGCAAAAAAGAAACCTTTTACCTCATCTTAAAAATGTAAATCATGCGGTAATGACTGTCGGTGGCTGGTTTGATGCAGAAGATTTATCAGGACCTTTAAATATTTATAAAACCATCGAAAAGACAAGCCCAAAAGCGAAAAACACGATCGTAATGGGGCCTTTTTCTCATGGAGGTTGGGGACGTGAGGAAGGAAAACATTTTCACAATCAGATTTATTTTGGAGACAGCATCGCAACCTATTATCAGAAAAATATTGAAACGAAATTTTTTAACCATTATTTAAAAGGAAATACAAAACAGGACGCCGGGCTTCCGGAAGCTTTGATGTATGACACTGGGGCAAAACAATGGCGAGAATTTGCGATTTACCCTCCGAAAGAAGCAAAAAAAGTAAATTTCTATTTATCAAATGGAACATTGAAAAACTCAGCAGGTCAAGGTTCTTCTGAATATTACAGTGATCCGAATAACCCGGTTTTAAGTTCTGATAATTTAAAAGATTTTAATGGTTTTACTCCAAAAAATTATATGTCGGAAGACCAGAGATTTGCAGTCGGAAGACCTGATGTTTTAACATTCACAACGGATGTTCTGACAGAAGATATGACTTTCGCAGGAGAAATTATGGCTAAATTAAATATTGCTTCCACTTCCACAGATGCCGACTTCGCCGTGAAATTAATTGATATTTACCCTGAAGATTTTAAACCTGTTGAGAAAAAAGACGGTATTATTTACGGAAATTATCATCAGATGGTAAGAAGTGAAATTATGCCTGCGAGGTTCAGAAATTCGAGAGAAAAATCTGAAGCTTTGGTTCCGAATCAAAAAACAGCGGTAAATTTCAGACTACAGGATGTTGTTCATACTTTTAAGAAAGGACATAAAATCCAGATACAGATTTCCTCAACATGGTTTCCTCTTTTCGCGATCAATCCACAGAAATTCTTAGATAATCCGAATTTTGCTACAAAGGAAGATTATACAAAGGCTTTTATCAAGGTTTTTGATGACAGTGCAATTGAAGTTGAAGTTTTGAAATAAATTAAAAAAGCTGTTCAGATTTTGAGCAGCTTTTTTACAACTTTGACCATCCAGTTTGTCTCTTTAAAAATTATTCCTCAATCGTTCTAAAAGTCAGATTTACCCTTGGTGTTTTCACTTTTGTCGTTGGTGGAAGCCGGTGTAGCCAATGGTCTTGCGTTTTTCCTTTCATCACCAGTAAACTTCCGTTTTCCAAAAATATCTCTACTTTTTCTTTTGTTGTCTTATGTTTAAACAAGAATTTTCTTTCCGCCCCGAAAGTCAGAGATGCGATGGCTCCATGTTTTTTTAAATCCTTTTCTCCGTCACTGTGATAGGCCATTCCTTCGCTTCCATCATGGTATAGATTGAGAAGGCAGGAATTATATGTTTCACCGGTAACTTCTTCGCATTTTTGTTTTAATTCCAATAATTCTGGAGTCCAGAATTTTGCATACTTTGTCCGTTTGGAATAGGTATATTCAAAAGGTTTTTCTCCGAACCATGCCACTTTTCTTTTGGTTAAAATCAATTTTCCAAAAATTACCGCTTCATCATTTTCCCACGGAATCTGATTGAATAAATAATCATAATAAAAATCCGATTTTTCTTGGGAGAAAACTTTTCCGTAATAGTGAACGGTTCCGTCATTAGGAAGTAAGTTTAAAGGATTATCTGATATATCTTCGAATAGGTTCAACATTTTTTAAATAATTTTAATTATAAAAACACAAATTACACAAATGTTTTTCACAAATAAGTACAAATATGGCTATCAATAGGAACGAATTTTAATCTTTATAGAATAATTCATTTCAATTGGCTTTAGCCAAAATCTAAAAATTCAACACAATTATCTAAGTAAATCTGTGAAATCTTCGCGAGAAAATAAATTAAAGTAAAATAGAATTTTCGGTGTAAACTCTCGAACTTTCCCATCCAACAATCAATTGCTTCCTCTCACTTCCCCATCGGTAACCACCAATATTTCCTGAAGACTGAATCACGCGATGACAGGGAATCAAAAATGCTACAGGATTGCTTCCAATTGCTGTTCCTACGGCCCGTGAAGCTTTGGAATGACCAATTTTATCAGCCAAATTTCCATAAGTAGACAATTTTCCCATTGGAATTGTAAGAAGGCTTTCCCAGACTTTTAATTGAAAATCGGTTCCCTTTAAATGTAGTTTGATAGTATTCAATTTCGTCCAGTCTTTATTGAAAATTGAAAGGGCATTTTTCTGGATTTCGTTTTGTTTTTCTAAAAAAGAAGCATTAGGAAATTTGCTTTTCAAATCTCCCAATGCTGTTTCTTTATCGTTTTCAAAAGCCATATAGCAGATTCCTTTTTCTGTGGAAGCTGTGATTACTTTTCCAAAAGGAGTTTCGGAAAAACTGTAATTAATATTGAGGCTTTTTCCTCCGTTTTTATATTCTGCCGGAGACATTCCTTCAATTTTCACAAACAGATCGTGTAATCTGCTTGTGCTTGAAAGTCCTGTCTCATAAGCAGTATCAAATAAACTTGCTTTTTCTTGCTTTAATAAGCTTTTAGCATGCTCAAGACTGATGAACTGCAAAAACTTTTTCGGGCTCGTTCCCGCCCAATCAGAAAACATCTTCTGAAAATGAGTCGGACTTACGTTAATCTTCTCTGCCACTTCCTCCAAACTTGGCTGAAGCCTGAAATTGCTCCTGATATATTCTATCGCTTTGGCAATTCTGTTATAATCTATCTGATTTTGTGTGGACATATCATTTTGTTTTACCTCACAAAGTTCCAAAGAATATGCGGCAGAAAAAATCCGATTCTTGCGGAATTTTAGTTGTTGTTATAAAGATGATAATAAGCAAGCATTTTGTAATATAACTTTGCTGACAGGAAAGCACTTGGCTTTGCCATCGGAGAATCCATTAATTCTACAATATCAAAGGCTACAACGTTACATTTTTCAAATACTCTTCTTAATAATTCCAGCGTTGGATACCATTGTAATCCACCTGGTTCAGGAGTTCCTGTGGACGGAGCAATTGATGGGTCGAAAGCATCAAGGTCAATTGTAATATATACGTTTCCTGAAACTTTTTCTAGAACATCATTCACCCAATTTTCGTTATTGGCGATTTCGTGAGCGAAAAATACTCTTCCTTCAGGCAAATATTCAGCTTCTTCGATATCCATAGAACGGATTCCCACTTGCACTAAATTGTGTTTCTGATTTGCTTCAAAAACCGCACAGGCATGATTAGAAGTCGAACCGTGGAATTCCGGACGAAGATCTGTATGCGCATCCAATTGAAGAACAGTCAGATTCTCGAATTTTTCACCAACCGCACGAATCGAGCCAATTGAAACAGAATGCTCTCCTCCGAAAAGGGTGAATAATTTCCCGTCGTTATTCAAAAGTTCTTTTGTTTTTTGATAAACCGCTTCTGTCATGGCTTCCGGTGATGATTTTTCAGAAATTTCTCCAGCCAAATAAACACCTTCCAAATAAGGCTCAGTTTGAGTTTCAATATCATAAAGCTCCATGTTTTCAGAAGCGTCTAAAAAGAGTTCCGGACCTTTATCAGCACCTTTCCCCCAAGTTGAAGTTCCGTCGTAAGGAACTGTTACCAACATTACTTTTGAATTTTCTAATGATGCATTTTCTTCAGGAATTCCCGCGTATGTTTTCATGCTTTTATTTAAAAATTTAATGATTGCGACAAAGATACAAAGAAGTTGGGAGAAAGTTGAAGAAGCTGGAAGATGGGTGTTGGAAGTTTACAAAAAGAAGAAAATTCTGCATGAAATTTAGAACCCTCAATCATTATTCAACATAGACCACAGGTTGGCTCTAAAATAAGCGTCACAATTTTAAACTTCCAGCTTTCATCTTCATGCTTCCAGCCAAAATCATTACCTTTGTAAAAAATTCAAAATATGTCGTTAAAAGCTGTGTTATTCGATATGGATGGCGTAATTGTAGATACAGAACCATTGCACAGAAAAGCCTATTTTAAAACATTTGACGAGTTGGAAATTGCAGTTTCCGAAGACTTATATACTTCTTTTACAGGAGCCTCAACAAAAAGAGTTTGTGAAACTTTGATTAATGAATTTAATTTAAATCAAACTCACGAAGATATTGCTCTTATCAAAAGAACTCATTTTAAAGATTATTTTTATAATGATGATGAATTTGATTTAATTCCGGGAGTGAGAGAATTAATTCAACATTATCATGAAAATGAGATAAAATTAATTTTAGCTTCTTCCGCGACAATGACAACAATCAATATGGTTTTTGAGAAGTTTGAGCTGGAAAAATATTTCAAAGGAAAGATCAGCGGTGCAGATTTAAAAGAATCAAAACCTCATCCGGAAGTATTTCTGTTAGCATCGGAAATGGCGGGTGAACCTGTAGAAAACTGCATGGTGATTGAAGATTCTACGAACGGAATTCTGGCGGCCCACCGGGCGAATATTTTTTGTGCGGCGTACAGAAGTCCACATTCTAAAAATCAAGATTATACGTTGGCAGATACGGTGATTTCAGATTATGTTGATCTTGAACTGGATAAAATTTCAAAATATTTTTAAATAAAAAAGCTCTCAGATTTGAGAGCTTTTATTTTTTATAGGTTTTGGCTAAAGCCAATTTGAGTTTTTTTCGAAAACCGGGCTAAAGCCCGTTCCTATTGATGGGAATAACATTACGGATTCGTATATCCTAATAACTTCAATATATCTTCCGGTTCCTGTTTTTCACGGAAAATTTCGTATTGGAAATCTCCATTTTCATCTTTTTGAATCAAAATATGTCTCGGCTGCGGCATCAAACAGTGATGAACACCACCATAACCACCAATCGTTTCCTGGTAAGCTCCCGTATGGAAAAAACCAATGTACAAAGGCTTCGTATCACTGAAAACAGGTAAATAAATTGCGTTCGTATGTTGCTCAGAGTTATAGTAATCATCTGAATCACAAGTTAATCCACCAAGGAAAACTCTTTCGTAAGTATCATCCCAACGGTTCAGCGGAAGCATGATAAAGTGTCTTGAAATCGCCCAGGTATCAGGAAGTGTCGTCATGAAAGAAGAATCGATCATGTTCCACTTTTCCCTGTCGTTCTGACGTTTTTGTGAAATAATCTTATAAATATTTGCACCACTTTCACCAACCGTAAAACTTCCAAATTCAGTATAAATATTTGGCTCTTCAACTCCTTCCTCTTCACAGAATTTCTTGATTTGGGAAACAATTTCCTCTACCATATATTGATAATCGTAATCAAACTGTAAAGACGTTTTGATAGGAAAACCACCACCGATATTCAATGAATTTACCTCCGGTGCGATTTTCTTCAAACGAGCATATACACGAAGACATTTATATAATTCGTTCCAGTAATATGCTGTGTCTTTGATCCCTGTATTAATGAAGAAGTGAAGCATTTTCAATCTTGCGTTCGGGTGTTCAGCAATTTTCTGGCTGTAATACGGGATAATATCTTTATACCCGATTCCTAATCTTGAGGTATAAAATTCGAACTTCGGTTCTTCCTCAGAAGCGATTCTGATTCCGATATCGAACGTTGTATCAATACTTTCTGTAAGCTTATCCAATTCACGGTAATTATCCAGAATCGGCGTAATGTTTTCAAAACCGCTGTTGATCATATCTGAAATTTTCGCCAGATAATCATCAGTTTTAAAACCATTACAGATCACTTCGATATCTTTTGTCACCTTCCCTTCCTTATAAAGAGATTTTACGATATCCATGTCGTACGCAGAAGACGTTTCTATGGAAATATCATTTCTTAGTGCTTCTTCAATTACAAACTTAAAATGGCTGGATTTTGTACAGTAACAATATCTATAGTTTTTCTTATATTCGGTTTTCTCAAAGGCTTCTTTAAACCAGCTTTTTGCTTTCTGAATATTTTGAGAAATCTTCGGGAGGTAACTTACCTTTAAAGGAGTTCCAAACTTTTCAACAACTTCCATCAAGGGAATATCGTGAAACAACAAATTGTTCTCAGAAACATTGAATTCTTCTGTTGGAAAATACAATGTCTGATCAATAAGTTCCGAGTATTTTATTTTCATTTCTAAACAAGTGAATTAAGAATGCAAAATTGCTAAAAAAGTTTGGTTTTCTAGCGTTAAAATTGTATAATTTTCAAGGTGTTTTTCCGTGGAAATTTTACTTTGATTATCAATACGTAAACTTCTGAATATATTCCTGCCTTTTATTCTCAGAAATTCCCAAAACCTGATGAATGTAAACATCAATGGAACCGTACTTTTTATCGATTTCGTTAAAAGCACTATCAAGATAACCAGTTTCCACCCAACTTAGTTTCTCCAAAACATGAATATCCATTGTAGGGTAGAGAAAGTGTAAATTATTTGCAAGGTTAAGCCTTTTTTCAACTAATTTTTTTCTGTAATTGTTTGATAAAAGATATTCATTGTAGATGGTTTTTTTATCAAATTTTAAAATTGTTAAAATTAAAGCTGTTGTAATTCCTGTTCGGTCTTTTCCGGCGGTGCAGTGATACAAAACAGGTTGATCTGATTCTAAAACTTCAGTAATAATTTTCTTTATAACTTCCGGATTTTCCGTGACATAATCTTTGTAAAAGTCAATCATTCTTTTATGAGCATCCGAACCATTAACTTTCCCTTTTAATACTAGTTTTCTGGCTTGATCCAATTGATCTCCTTTATCTTCGAAGGCAGAATAATTTTTGTAGACAACATTGTCCGGAAGATGATCCGGTTTTTCTGCAATTTCTTTTGAATTTCTGAGATCAATAATTTCTTTAATGCCTAATTGTTGAATTT
This region includes:
- a CDS encoding TonB-dependent receptor, with the translated sequence MKKILWFLIFSFNFLILNGQKFSIEGTVSNFEKKPVENATVYLLKQKDSTVINYTSTNKEGKFSLKTNELSEPSILKVDADKLISYSKNFNKIDGSVNLNQIELDKNQVTNIEEVQLTVSPVKIKKDTIEFNANAIKVRPDSNIEELLKNIGGVEIDNDGKITMNGKDVDQIMINGKPFFDKDGKIALKNIPADIIKNIQFTTTKTKEEELSGKTPKSENTTINFTIDEKKNKGLISRITAGYGSDKRYEDSGFLSYFKDKAKISLLASSNNINSQGFSNDEASDMGSGRGSRGSAGNNMKGIQKSTTIGVNYSDKLSKEIDLDALGVNRVNTNLEMASKVSRTTFLPDYALRTDSENQTENETEQYNFNSSLKIKPDTLSTIYFSPSFSYSKTINSRTSKSNTFRDNELLNKSESANNSQSENNSFTPNLHYSRKFKKIGRILYASVNTSITENKNNNLIKSQTLFFENGIEDENKKDIRDQLTKTQRQSNSYSFTTKFSEPISDSTSVSFGLNYNSKTETNARIVNDFDANSGQYSDYNIALSNSSEEKTNQLSPAITFEINKKKLNLWASANIDLTDVKYHSLFNGQQYELDRNFTLPDYNAGFQYHVSENSRLSVYNSASFTIPASDRLIPYVDESNPLVTYQGNPDLKNAWSNRTNLYFNNFNIPKNINYHINIGFTYHHNDTTNFSYYDESGKQFVTYTNISGNKSANVGGGFSKTFKWGDNKLMINPKVSLNYNYNRGFVNGQQFVGNSYTFTPGISFLYDKKDKINIKPSYNVNHSFSNYKNYSVESIKNTYQTFRLELTNYFLKTNLIFENDFEYNTSSNIAPGFKKDFYFWNTSIGYSFYNKMFTAKVKIYDVLNQNQSVKRTIAASYVEDREDLILKRYVMFTLTMKLNKFAGKKL
- a CDS encoding CocE/NonD family hydrolase, encoding MKAHFSILLILLFIFGNSQTAQQQDTFVKDNFTKKEFYITMRDGVKLFTIAYIPKDISNKNKYPFLMQRTCYSIAPYGENEYKTKLGPNQYLMKDKYIFVFQDVRGRYMSEGTFTNMTPQVDRKTKKDVDESTDTYDTIEWLLKNIKDNNGKVGQYGTSYPGFYTAAGILAQHPALVASSPQAPISDFWNDDFLHNGRFMLGYFRTFPVFGIQKTKPENKAWYTDSMIKTTSDDGLKFYRDMGTLKDGYEKYYKDNFFMTEIMNHSNYDEFWQKRNLLPHLKNVNHAVMTVGGWFDAEDLSGPLNIYKTIEKTSPKAKNTIVMGPFSHGGWGREEGKHFHNQIYFGDSIATYYQKNIETKFFNHYLKGNTKQDAGLPEALMYDTGAKQWREFAIYPPKEAKKVNFYLSNGTLKNSAGQGSSEYYSDPNNPVLSSDNLKDFNGFTPKNYMSEDQRFAVGRPDVLTFTTDVLTEDMTFAGEIMAKLNIASTSTDADFAVKLIDIYPEDFKPVEKKDGIIYGNYHQMVRSEIMPARFRNSREKSEALVPNQKTAVNFRLQDVVHTFKKGHKIQIQISSTWFPLFAINPQKFLDNPNFATKEDYTKAFIKVFDDSAIEVEVLK
- a CDS encoding alpha-ketoglutarate-dependent dioxygenase AlkB → MLNLFEDISDNPLNLLPNDGTVHYYGKVFSQEKSDFYYDYLFNQIPWENDEAVIFGKLILTKRKVAWFGEKPFEYTYSKRTKYAKFWTPELLELKQKCEEVTGETYNSCLLNLYHDGSEGMAYHSDGEKDLKKHGAIASLTFGAERKFLFKHKTTKEKVEIFLENGSLLVMKGKTQDHWLHRLPPTTKVKTPRVNLTFRTIEE
- a CDS encoding bifunctional helix-turn-helix domain-containing protein/methylated-DNA--[protein]-cysteine S-methyltransferase → MSTQNQIDYNRIAKAIEYIRSNFRLQPSLEEVAEKINVSPTHFQKMFSDWAGTSPKKFLQFISLEHAKSLLKQEKASLFDTAYETGLSSTSRLHDLFVKIEGMSPAEYKNGGKSLNINYSFSETPFGKVITASTEKGICYMAFENDKETALGDLKSKFPNASFLEKQNEIQKNALSIFNKDWTKLNTIKLHLKGTDFQLKVWESLLTIPMGKLSTYGNLADKIGHSKASRAVGTAIGSNPVAFLIPCHRVIQSSGNIGGYRWGSERKQLIVGWESSRVYTENSILL
- the speB gene encoding agmatinase, which gives rise to MKTYAGIPEENASLENSKVMLVTVPYDGTSTWGKGADKGPELFLDASENMELYDIETQTEPYLEGVYLAGEISEKSSPEAMTEAVYQKTKELLNNDGKLFTLFGGEHSVSIGSIRAVGEKFENLTVLQLDAHTDLRPEFHGSTSNHACAVFEANQKHNLVQVGIRSMDIEEAEYLPEGRVFFAHEIANNENWVNDVLEKVSGNVYITIDLDAFDPSIAPSTGTPEPGGLQWYPTLELLRRVFEKCNVVAFDIVELMDSPMAKPSAFLSAKLYYKMLAYYHLYNNN
- a CDS encoding HAD family hydrolase — protein: MSLKAVLFDMDGVIVDTEPLHRKAYFKTFDELEIAVSEDLYTSFTGASTKRVCETLINEFNLNQTHEDIALIKRTHFKDYFYNDDEFDLIPGVRELIQHYHENEIKLILASSATMTTINMVFEKFELEKYFKGKISGADLKESKPHPEVFLLASEMAGEPVENCMVIEDSTNGILAAHRANIFCAAYRSPHSKNQDYTLADTVISDYVDLELDKISKYF
- a CDS encoding arginine decarboxylase; the protein is MKIKYSELIDQTLYFPTEEFNVSENNLLFHDIPLMEVVEKFGTPLKVSYLPKISQNIQKAKSWFKEAFEKTEYKKNYRYCYCTKSSHFKFVIEEALRNDISIETSSAYDMDIVKSLYKEGKVTKDIEVICNGFKTDDYLAKISDMINSGFENITPILDNYRELDKLTESIDTTFDIGIRIASEEEPKFEFYTSRLGIGYKDIIPYYSQKIAEHPNARLKMLHFFINTGIKDTAYYWNELYKCLRVYARLKKIAPEVNSLNIGGGFPIKTSLQFDYDYQYMVEEIVSQIKKFCEEEGVEEPNIYTEFGSFTVGESGANIYKIISQKRQNDREKWNMIDSSFMTTLPDTWAISRHFIMLPLNRWDDTYERVFLGGLTCDSDDYYNSEQHTNAIYLPVFSDTKPLYIGFFHTGAYQETIGGYGGVHHCLMPQPRHILIQKDENGDFQYEIFREKQEPEDILKLLGYTNP
- a CDS encoding tyrosine-protein phosphatase; the encoded protein is MKDLIKISFLIISIFCVFSCKTQNFPTPEYGQYETEPHIAIKKINNFRTVGDIKNIDGRILKEGKLYRSGHLHKLKKKSFREIQQLGIKEIIDLRNSKEIAEKPDHLPDNVVYKNYSAFEDKGDQLDQARKLVLKGKVNGSDAHKRMIDFYKDYVTENPEVIKKIITEVLESDQPVLYHCTAGKDRTGITTALILTILKFDKKTIYNEYLLSNNYRKKLVEKRLNLANNLHFLYPTMDIHVLEKLSWVETGYLDSAFNEIDKKYGSIDVYIHQVLGISENKRQEYIQKFTY